The following proteins are co-located in the Eublepharis macularius isolate TG4126 chromosome 5, MPM_Emac_v1.0, whole genome shotgun sequence genome:
- the CCN5 gene encoding CCN family member 5, translating to MKLQLLLISFLCLLSKVCAQLCQTPCYCPWLPPRCPPGSPLVLDGCGCCNICARRLGEPCNYLHVCDQSQGLVCDYSIASTGRATCNYEEGDDSCEVNGKIYRDGEAFQPSCKLRCHCSGGGVTCVPLCSEDIRLPTPDCPHPRRVEVPGKCCQEWICERQDRQVFQDALAAQRLPGIASIAFPYPCEEWSTEWSACSVTCNMGISTRVSNQNGYCRLETQRRLCFLRPCQGLVRTASVRGRGNRL from the exons GTCTGTGCTCAGCTCTGTCAGACTCCATGCTATTGCCCTTGGCTCCCTCCCCGTTGCCCACCAGGCTCCCCCTTGGTTCTGGATGGATGTGGCTGCTGCAATATATGTGCTCGTAGGTTGGGAGAGCCCTGCAACTACCTTCATGTGTGTGATCAGAGCCAGGGTCTTGTCTGTGATTACAGCATTGCTTCTACAGGGAGAGCCACCTGCAATT ATGAGGAGGGAGATGACAGCTGCGAAGTGAATGGAAAGATCTATCGGGATGGTGAAGCATTCCAGCCAAGCTGTAAACTTCGGTGCCATTGTTCAGGGGGAGGTGTGACATGCGTCCCCCTCTGCAGTGAGGATATCCGCCTCCCCACTCCAGACTGCCCCCATCCAAGGCGTGTGGAAGTCCCAGGGAAGTGTTGTCAGGAATGGATTTGTGAGCGACAAGACAGACAGGTCTTTCAGGACGCCTTGGCAG CGCAAAGGCTGCCTGGGATAGCATCGATCGCTTTCCCCTATCCGTGTGAAGAGTGGAGCACAGAGTGGTCAGCCTGCTCGGTGACCTGTAACATGGGGATTTCCACCCGCGTATCTAACCAGAATGGGTACTGCAGGCTTGAGACTCAGAGACGTTTGTGCTTCCTCAGACCTTGCCAAGGTCTTGTGAGGACTGCCAGTGTG agaggaagaggaaaccGGCTGTAA